The Mycolicibacterium doricum genome includes a region encoding these proteins:
- the gyrA gene encoding intein-containing DNA gyrase subunit A, translated as MTDTTLPPGDEAGDRIEPVDIQQEMQRSYIDYAMSVIVGRALPEVRDGLKPVHRRVLYAMFDSGFRPDRGHAKSARSVAETMGNYHPHGDASIYDTLVRMAQPWSLRYPLVDGQGNFGSPGNDPPAAMRYCVTGDALVRLPLGQSVRIGDVMPGANPNSDNAIELKVVDRHGDPVTADRLFHSGEHQTYKVTTSEGYTVTGTANHPLLCLVDVGGVPTLLWKLVEEVQAGDAVVLQRTAPVEFGPTDWQETLEGLLAGAFISEGFVSEKRAGFSNLDRDFFDMVVAAYDAVVGGPRAVASRRIASGSLLHELDIRDLEALRASRLGAAIGQRSADKYVPEWIWQSPVAVKRVFLQALFEGDGSCSNLPRSTVEVSYSTRSERLAADVQQMLLEFGIVSRRYRHAVGQYKVVLTNRAQAGLFARQIGFGGAKQTRLLDMMAALPREAAGLDRDLVPGLARFIRKHSGGRWADKEWLRTHNIDRISRWQRDGAQILRHIADPDVRAIASELTDGRFYYATVASVVEAGIQPVYSLRVDTEDHSFVTNGFVSHNTEARLTPLAMEMLREIDEETVDFIPNYDGRVQEPTVLPSRFPNLLANGSGGIAVGMATNIPPHNLRELAEAVYWCLENFEADEESTLAAVMERIKGPDFPTHGLIVGSQGVEDTYRTGRGSVKMRGVVEIEEDSRGRTGIVITELPYQVNHDNFITSIAEQVRDGKLSGISNIEDQSSDRVGLRIVVELKRDAVAKVVLNNLYKHTQLQTSFGANMLSIVDGVPRTLRLDQLIRYYVDHQLDVIVRRTRYRLRKANERAHILRGLVKALDALDDVIALIRASQTVDIARAGLIELLDIDEIQAQAILDMQLRRLAALERQRIVDDLAKIEAEIADLEDILAKPERQRAIVREELKEIADKYGDDRRTRIVPADGEVSDEDLIAREDVVVTITETGYAKRTKTDLYRSQKRGGKGVQGAGLKQDDIVNHFFVCSTHDWILFFTTQGRVYRAKAYELPEASRTARGQHVANLLAFQPNERIAQVIQIKSYEDAPYLVLATRNGLVKKSRLTEFDSNRSGGIVAVNLRDGDELVGAVLCSSEDDLLLVSAKGQSIRFSATDEALRPMGRATSGVQGMRFNADDELLSLNVVRPDTYLLVATSGGYAKRTSIEEYTPQGRGGKGILTIQYDRRRGNLVGALVVDDDAELYAITSGGGVIRTAARQVRKAGRQTKGVRLMNLGEGDTLIAIARNAEAGDSTDEVNTDPDAV; from the coding sequence ATGACTGATACCACGTTGCCTCCTGGCGACGAAGCGGGAGACCGCATCGAGCCGGTCGACATCCAGCAGGAGATGCAGCGCAGCTACATCGACTACGCGATGAGCGTGATCGTGGGGCGTGCGCTGCCCGAGGTCCGTGACGGGCTCAAGCCGGTGCACCGGCGCGTGCTGTACGCCATGTTCGACTCCGGTTTCCGCCCGGACCGTGGACACGCGAAATCGGCACGTTCCGTTGCCGAGACCATGGGTAACTATCATCCGCACGGCGACGCGTCGATCTACGACACGTTGGTGCGCATGGCCCAGCCGTGGTCACTGCGCTACCCGCTGGTCGACGGACAGGGCAACTTCGGTTCGCCGGGCAACGATCCGCCGGCCGCGATGCGGTACTGCGTCACCGGTGATGCGCTGGTGCGCTTGCCGCTGGGGCAGTCCGTACGGATCGGTGACGTGATGCCGGGAGCAAATCCGAACTCCGACAACGCGATTGAGCTCAAGGTCGTCGACCGCCACGGCGATCCGGTGACCGCGGACCGGCTTTTCCACTCCGGCGAGCATCAGACGTACAAGGTGACCACTTCCGAGGGCTACACCGTCACCGGCACCGCGAATCACCCGCTGCTTTGTCTGGTGGATGTGGGCGGTGTCCCGACGCTGTTGTGGAAGCTGGTCGAGGAGGTGCAGGCCGGTGACGCGGTGGTGCTTCAGCGGACTGCGCCGGTGGAATTCGGACCCACCGATTGGCAAGAGACGCTGGAAGGACTGCTCGCGGGCGCCTTCATCAGCGAGGGCTTCGTCTCGGAGAAGCGTGCCGGCTTCAGCAATCTCGATCGCGATTTCTTCGACATGGTGGTCGCTGCGTACGACGCTGTTGTGGGTGGTCCGCGGGCCGTCGCGAGTCGCAGGATCGCGTCTGGTTCGCTTCTGCACGAGCTGGACATCCGTGATCTCGAGGCCCTTCGCGCGTCGCGGCTCGGGGCGGCAATTGGTCAGCGTTCGGCCGACAAGTATGTACCGGAGTGGATTTGGCAGTCGCCGGTCGCCGTGAAGCGGGTCTTCCTTCAGGCGTTGTTCGAGGGCGACGGCTCCTGCTCGAACCTGCCGCGCAGCACCGTTGAGGTGTCGTACTCGACGCGGAGCGAGCGCTTAGCGGCTGATGTCCAGCAGATGTTGCTGGAGTTCGGCATCGTGTCCCGGCGGTATCGCCACGCCGTGGGCCAATACAAGGTGGTGCTCACGAACCGCGCCCAGGCTGGGCTGTTTGCTCGCCAGATCGGCTTCGGGGGAGCGAAACAAACCAGGCTGCTCGATATGATGGCCGCGCTTCCCCGCGAAGCTGCAGGTCTCGACCGCGACCTCGTGCCGGGGCTGGCGCGTTTCATCCGCAAACACAGTGGTGGGCGGTGGGCCGACAAGGAATGGCTGCGTACCCACAACATCGATCGCATCTCACGGTGGCAGCGTGACGGCGCCCAGATCCTGCGCCACATCGCAGATCCGGATGTGCGTGCCATCGCATCGGAGTTGACCGACGGGCGGTTCTACTACGCCACGGTCGCCTCGGTGGTCGAGGCGGGGATTCAACCGGTGTACAGCCTCCGTGTCGATACGGAAGACCATTCATTCGTCACGAACGGCTTCGTCAGTCACAACACAGAGGCGCGGCTCACCCCGCTGGCGATGGAGATGCTGCGCGAAATCGACGAGGAAACAGTCGATTTCATCCCGAACTACGACGGCCGCGTGCAGGAGCCGACGGTGCTGCCAAGCCGGTTCCCGAACCTGCTGGCCAACGGTTCGGGCGGTATCGCGGTCGGCATGGCGACCAACATCCCGCCGCACAACCTGCGTGAGCTTGCCGAGGCCGTGTACTGGTGCCTGGAGAACTTCGAGGCGGACGAGGAATCGACGCTCGCCGCGGTGATGGAGCGCATCAAGGGTCCTGACTTCCCCACCCACGGTCTGATCGTGGGCAGCCAAGGCGTCGAGGATACCTACAGAACCGGCCGCGGGTCGGTCAAGATGCGCGGCGTCGTCGAGATCGAGGAGGACAGTCGTGGACGCACCGGAATCGTGATCACCGAGTTGCCGTACCAGGTCAACCACGACAACTTCATCACCTCGATCGCCGAGCAGGTCCGCGACGGGAAGCTCTCCGGCATCTCCAACATCGAGGACCAGTCCAGCGACCGTGTCGGTCTGCGCATCGTCGTCGAGCTCAAGCGCGACGCCGTGGCGAAGGTGGTGCTGAACAACCTCTACAAGCACACCCAGCTGCAGACCAGCTTCGGGGCCAACATGCTCTCGATCGTCGACGGTGTCCCCCGCACGCTGCGTCTCGACCAGCTGATCCGCTACTACGTCGACCACCAGCTCGACGTGATCGTGCGGCGCACGCGGTACCGGCTGCGCAAGGCCAACGAGCGCGCCCACATCCTCCGTGGCCTGGTCAAGGCGCTCGACGCCCTCGACGACGTCATCGCGTTGATTCGGGCGTCGCAGACCGTCGACATCGCGCGGGCCGGCCTGATCGAACTGCTCGACATCGACGAGATCCAGGCCCAAGCGATCCTCGACATGCAGTTGCGGCGCCTGGCCGCCCTCGAGCGCCAGCGCATCGTCGATGACTTGGCCAAGATCGAAGCCGAGATCGCCGACCTCGAGGACATCCTCGCCAAGCCGGAACGCCAGCGAGCGATCGTGCGTGAGGAACTCAAGGAGATCGCCGACAAGTACGGCGATGACCGCCGCACGCGCATCGTGCCCGCCGACGGCGAGGTCAGCGACGAGGATCTCATTGCCCGCGAGGACGTGGTTGTCACCATCACCGAGACCGGATACGCCAAACGCACGAAGACCGACCTGTACCGCAGCCAGAAGCGCGGCGGGAAGGGCGTGCAGGGCGCCGGGCTCAAGCAGGACGATATCGTCAACCACTTCTTCGTGTGCTCCACCCATGACTGGATCCTGTTCTTCACCACGCAGGGCCGGGTGTACCGGGCGAAGGCCTACGAGTTGCCGGAGGCCTCCCGCACCGCCCGCGGCCAGCACGTCGCGAACCTGCTCGCCTTCCAGCCCAATGAGCGCATCGCACAGGTCATCCAGATCAAGAGTTACGAGGATGCGCCCTATCTGGTGTTGGCGACCCGCAACGGACTGGTCAAGAAGTCACGTCTGACCGAGTTCGACTCCAACCGGTCCGGCGGCATCGTCGCGGTGAACCTGCGTGACGGTGACGAACTGGTCGGAGCCGTGCTGTGCTCGTCCGAGGACGATCTGCTGCTGGTGTCGGCCAAGGGTCAGTCGATCCGGTTCTCCGCGACCGACGAGGCGCTGCGGCCGATGGGTCGGGCCACCTCCGGTGTGCAGGGCATGCGGTTCAACGCCGACGACGAACTGCTGTCCCTCAATGTGGTGCGACCGGACACCTACCTACTGGTCGCGACCAGCGGTGGCTACGCCAAGCGCACCTCGATCGAGGAGTACACGCCGCAGGGTCGAGGCGGAAAAGGCATCCTGACGATCCAGTACGACCGCCGACGTGGCAATCTTGTCGGGGCGTTGGTCGTCGATGACGACGCGGAGTTGTACGCGATCACCTCGGGTGGCGGTGTCATTCGGACGGCTGCCCGCCAGGTCCGGAAGGCCGGGCGGCAGACGAAGGGCGTTCGCTTGATGAACCTGGGTGAGGGCGACACACTGATTGCCATCGCGCGCAACGCCGAGGCGGGCGACAGCACCGACGAGGTCAACACCGACCCGGATGCGGTCTGA